A single genomic interval of Antechinus flavipes isolate AdamAnt ecotype Samford, QLD, Australia chromosome 1, AdamAnt_v2, whole genome shotgun sequence harbors:
- the CCT5 gene encoding T-complex protein 1 subunit epsilon: MSSMGTLAFDEYGRPFLIIKDQERKSRLMGLEALKSHIMAAKAVSNTMRTSLGPNGLDKMMVDKDGDVTVTNDGATILSMMDVDHQIAKLMVELSKSQDDEIGDGTTGVVVLAGALLEEAEQLLDRGIHPIRIADGYEQAARIAIEHLDKISDSFPVDVHNTEPLIQTAKTTLGSKVVNSCHQQMAEIAVNAVLTVADMERRDVDFELIKVEGKVGGRLEDTQLIKGVIVDKDFSHPQMPKEVKNAKIAILTCPFEPPKPKTKHKLDVTSVEDYKALQKYEKEKFEEMIEQIKLTGANLAICQWGFDDEANHLLLQNKLPAVRWVGGPEIELIAIATGGRIVPRFSELTPEKLGFAGLVKEISFGTTKDKMLVIEKCKNSRAVTIFIRGGNKMIIEEAKRSLHDALCVIRNLVRDNRVVYGGGAAEISCALAVSEEADKCPSLEQYAMRAFADALEVIPMALSENSGMNPIQTMTDVRARQVKEMNPALGIDCLHKGTNDMRQQHVVETLIGKKQQISLATQMVRMILKIDDIRKPGESEE, encoded by the exons ATGTCTTCTATGGGGACTCTGGCATTCGATGAATATGGCCGTCCTTTCCTCATCATCAAGGACCAAGAGCGCAAGTCTCGCCTTATGGGACTGGAGGCCCTCAAG TCTCACATAATGGCAGCAAAGGCTGTATCAAATACAATGAGAACATCACTTGGACCTAATG gGCTTGACAAAATGATGGTGGATAAGGATGGTGATGTAACTGTAACCAATGATGGTGCTACCATTTTAAGCATGATGGATGTCGATCATCAGATTGCTAAACTGATGGTTGAACTTTCCAAATCACAAGATGATGAGATTGGAGATGGGACTACAGGAGTAGTcg tTCTGGCTGGTGCATTGCTTGAAGAAGCTGAACAATTGCTGGATCGTGGTATTCATCCGATCAGAATAGCAGATGGTTATGAGCAGGCTGCTCGAATTGCCATTGAACATTTGGACAAAATCAGTGATAGTTTTCCAGTTGATGTTCATAACACTGAACCTCTTATCCAAACTGCAAAAACAACTCTTGGTTCTAAAGT aGTTAACAGCTGCCACCAACAAATGGCTGAAATTGCTGTAAATGCTGTCCTTACAGTAGCTGATATGGAACGGAGAGATGTTGACTTTGAACTTATCAAAGTAGAAGGCAAAGTAGGAGGAAGACTTGAAGACACTCAGCTTATTAAGGGAGTAATTGTGGATAAGGATTTTAGTCATCCACAAATGCCTAAA gaagtaaaaaatgctaaaattgcAATTTTAACATGTCCATTTGAGCCACCCAAACCAAAAACTAAACATAAGCTTGATGTTACTTCTGTAGAAGATTACAAGGCCCTGCAGAAGTATGAAAAGGAAAAGTTTGAAGAGATGATTGAACAA attaaaCTCACTGGTGCAAACCTAGCCATTTGCCAGTGGGGTTTTGATGATGAAGCAAATCATTTACTCCTTCAGAATAAGTTACCTGCTGTCCGTTGGGTAGGGGGACCTGAAATTGAA cTGATTGCTATTGCAACAGGAGGGCGCATTGTTCCACGCTTCTCTGAACTCACACCTGAGAAACTTGGTTTTGCTGGTCTGGTAAAAGAGATCTCATTTGGAACAACCAAAGACAAAATGCTTGTTATAGAGAAATGTAAGAATTCCAGGGCTGTGACCATATTCattagaggaggaaataaaatg atAATTGAAGAAGCAAAACGATCTCTTCATGATGCTCTCTGTGTAATCAGAAACCTAGTTCGTGATAATCGTGTGGTATATGGAGGTGGTGCTGCTGAAATATCTTGTGCTTTAGCTGTTAGTGAAGAAGCTGATAAG TGTCCTTCTTTGGAGCAGTATGCTATGAGAGCTTTTGCAGATGCATTAGAAGTCATTCCCATGGCCCTTTCTGAAAATAGTGGTATGAATCCCATCCAAACTATGACTGATGTACGAGCCAGACAAGTGAAAGAAATGAATCCTGCCCTTGGTATTGACTGCTTGCATAAGGGTACAAATG atatGAGACAACAACATGTTGTAGAAACTTTGATTGGCAAAAAACAACAGATTTCTCTTGCAACACAAATGGTCAGGATGATTCTGAAGATTGATGATATCCGCAAACCGGGAGAGTCTGAAGAATGA